The proteins below come from a single Longimicrobiales bacterium genomic window:
- a CDS encoding sulfatase, whose protein sequence is MRRFGPPRLAPALALALALGLGIPHALPESATAQQPQRNVILILSDDHRYDFMGFMDEAPDFLETPNLDRMAAEGAHLRNAFVTTSLCSPSRASIFTGQYAHRHRIVDNTSPIPAGTVFFPQYLQQAGYATAYVGKWHMGETDDAPQPGFDHWVSFRGQGVYVDPELNVNGARSRFEGYTTDVLTDQALDWLARRRGSSEPFFLVLSHKAVHAEFVPAPRHAGRYADIEIPYPVTMANTESNYRGKPHWVRAQRQSWHGVDFMYHGDMDFDEFYRAYAETLLAMDEGVGRVLKFLEQSGLADETLVLYMGDNGFLLGEHGLIDKRHAYEASIRVPMLAWAPGLIDPGTTIDALVRNIDVAPTVLEIFGVRATHTMDGASFLGLLSGSDAARARTASQDARAAVPAPAGLPGEPALLYEYYWEHAFPHTPTTFALRGPRFKYIYYHGVWDTQELYDLATDPLEQHNLIDVPAYAQHVSAMRAALFDRLEATGGMAIPLKPATPWQGAERRIP, encoded by the coding sequence GTGAGGCGCTTTGGACCGCCACGCCTCGCTCCGGCGCTCGCGCTCGCGCTCGCGCTCGGACTCGGAATCCCCCACGCGCTTCCGGAATCAGCCACCGCGCAGCAGCCGCAGCGCAACGTCATCCTCATCCTGAGCGACGACCACCGTTACGACTTCATGGGCTTCATGGACGAGGCCCCGGATTTCCTGGAGACGCCGAACCTCGATCGCATGGCGGCCGAGGGCGCGCACCTGCGCAATGCGTTCGTCACGACGTCGCTCTGCTCACCCAGTCGCGCGTCGATCTTCACGGGGCAGTACGCGCATCGACACCGCATCGTCGACAACACGTCGCCGATCCCCGCAGGCACGGTCTTCTTCCCGCAGTACCTGCAGCAGGCGGGGTACGCGACGGCCTACGTCGGCAAGTGGCACATGGGTGAGACCGACGACGCGCCGCAGCCCGGCTTCGATCACTGGGTCAGCTTCCGGGGGCAGGGCGTCTACGTCGACCCGGAGCTGAACGTCAACGGCGCCCGGAGCCGTTTCGAGGGCTACACCACCGACGTCCTCACTGATCAGGCGCTCGACTGGCTCGCGCGACGGCGTGGCTCCAGCGAACCGTTCTTCCTGGTGCTGTCGCACAAGGCCGTGCACGCGGAGTTCGTTCCTGCACCGCGACACGCCGGCCGGTACGCCGACATCGAGATCCCCTATCCGGTCACGATGGCGAACACGGAGTCGAACTACCGCGGCAAGCCGCACTGGGTGCGCGCGCAGCGGCAGAGCTGGCACGGCGTCGACTTCATGTACCACGGCGACATGGACTTCGATGAGTTCTACCGCGCGTACGCGGAGACGCTGCTGGCGATGGACGAGGGCGTCGGCCGCGTTCTGAAGTTCCTGGAGCAGTCCGGGCTCGCTGACGAGACGCTCGTCCTCTACATGGGCGACAACGGTTTCCTGCTCGGCGAGCACGGGCTGATCGACAAGCGTCACGCATACGAGGCGTCGATCCGCGTGCCCATGCTGGCGTGGGCGCCGGGCCTGATCGACCCCGGCACCACGATCGATGCACTGGTCCGCAACATCGACGTCGCGCCAACCGTGCTGGAGATCTTCGGCGTGCGCGCAACGCACACGATGGACGGCGCGAGTTTTCTGGGTCTGCTCAGCGGCTCCGACGCTGCGCGTGCCCGGACCGCGAGCCAGGATGCACGGGCCGCGGTGCCGGCGCCGGCGGGACTCCCCGGTGAGCCGGCGCTGCTGTACGAGTACTACTGGGAACACGCGTTCCCGCACACACCCACGACGTTTGCATTGCGTGGTCCGCGCTTCAAGTACATCTACTACCACGGCGTCTGGGACACGCAGGAGCTGTACGACCTCGCGACCGATCCGCTCGAGCAGCACAACCTGATCGATGTGCCCGCCTACGCGCAGCATGTGAGCGCGATGCGCGCGGCACTGTTCGATCGGCTCGAAGCCACCGGCGGAATGGCCATCCCGCTCAAGCCCGCAACACCGTGGCAGGGAGCGGAGCGCCGCATCCCGTAA
- a CDS encoding sodium:solute symporter: protein MNQLAAADWAVIALYFLLVFGVAIWATVSERRGKSLDTADYFLAGRDAGWFVIGGSLFASNIGSEHLVGLAGTGAASGVAVAQFEVLASLILLVLGWVFVPFYLSSGVYTMPEFLERRYSSAARWYLAVISIVGYVLTKISVTIAAGGIVFEALMGIDFWTGALIVVVITGIYTIFGGLRVVLYTDLLQMFVLIGGAVAVTALGLSAAGGWGALTTSVPDGFMSLWKPATDPDFPWTGILFGAPILGIWYWCTDQFIVQRVLAAENQAQARRGTIFAGFLKLLPLFIFVLPGVIAYALVQSGDLELAAPDQALPSLVGALLPVGLRGLVVAGLLAALMSSLSSVFNSTSTLITWDVYRRLRPAASERQLVIVGQIATAVLVVFGLLWIPLMDLISGQLYQYIQSVQSYISPPIAAVFLLGVFWQRVNAKGAMAALLGGFVLGAARLIAELNATSLPDGLLLDFARINFLHFAALLFVFCALLAIVVSLLTPPPPSSKTAGLTYQTAAAPDTDAVSVRARRADRAWTAVLLVAVAALWLFFS from the coding sequence GTGAATCAGCTTGCCGCAGCCGACTGGGCCGTCATCGCGCTGTACTTCCTGCTCGTGTTCGGCGTCGCGATCTGGGCGACAGTGAGCGAGCGGCGCGGCAAGTCACTCGACACGGCCGATTACTTCCTCGCCGGCCGGGATGCCGGCTGGTTCGTCATCGGCGGCTCACTGTTCGCCTCCAACATCGGGTCGGAACACCTGGTCGGCCTCGCCGGAACCGGTGCAGCCAGCGGTGTCGCCGTCGCGCAGTTCGAGGTGCTCGCGTCGCTGATCCTCCTGGTCCTCGGCTGGGTCTTCGTGCCGTTCTACCTGAGCAGCGGCGTCTACACCATGCCCGAGTTCCTCGAGCGCCGCTACTCGTCCGCTGCCCGCTGGTACCTCGCCGTCATCTCCATCGTCGGGTACGTGCTCACCAAGATCTCCGTCACCATTGCGGCGGGCGGCATCGTGTTCGAGGCCCTGATGGGGATCGACTTCTGGACCGGCGCACTGATCGTCGTCGTGATCACGGGCATCTACACCATCTTCGGCGGCCTGCGCGTCGTGCTGTATACCGACCTGCTGCAGATGTTCGTGCTGATCGGCGGCGCGGTCGCCGTGACTGCACTCGGCCTGTCCGCGGCGGGCGGCTGGGGAGCACTCACGACGAGTGTGCCGGACGGCTTCATGAGCCTCTGGAAGCCCGCTACCGATCCGGATTTCCCCTGGACCGGCATCCTGTTCGGCGCACCCATCCTCGGCATCTGGTACTGGTGCACCGATCAGTTCATCGTGCAGCGCGTGCTCGCCGCGGAGAACCAGGCCCAGGCACGCCGCGGCACCATCTTCGCCGGGTTCCTGAAGCTGCTGCCGCTCTTCATCTTCGTGCTGCCCGGCGTGATCGCGTACGCGCTGGTGCAGTCCGGCGACCTCGAGCTTGCCGCGCCGGACCAGGCGCTGCCCAGCCTGGTCGGCGCACTGCTGCCTGTCGGTCTGCGTGGCCTCGTCGTGGCGGGCCTGCTCGCCGCGCTCATGAGCTCGCTTTCTTCCGTGTTCAACTCGACGTCGACGCTGATCACGTGGGACGTGTACCGCAGGCTGCGCCCGGCTGCGAGCGAGCGGCAGCTCGTGATCGTGGGACAGATCGCGACGGCGGTGCTCGTCGTGTTCGGCCTGCTCTGGATCCCGCTGATGGACCTGATCTCGGGCCAGCTCTACCAGTACATCCAGAGCGTGCAGTCGTACATTTCGCCGCCGATCGCGGCCGTGTTCCTGCTCGGGGTATTCTGGCAGCGCGTCAACGCGAAGGGTGCGATGGCGGCACTGCTGGGCGGCTTCGTGCTCGGCGCGGCGCGCCTGATTGCGGAGCTGAATGCGACGTCCCTGCCAGACGGTTTGCTGCTCGACTTCGCGCGGATCAACTTCCTGCACTTCGCGGCGCTGCTGTTCGTGTTCTGCGCGCTGCTTGCGATCGTCGTGAGCCTGCTGACGCCGCCGCCTCCATCATCGAAAACCGCTGGCCTGACCTACCAGACCGCGGCCGCGCCGGACACGGATGCGGTGTCGGTGCGCGCGCGTCGGGCGGACCGCGCCTGGACTGCCGTGCTGCTCGTGGCCGTCGCCGCGTTGTGGCTGTTCTTTTCGTGA
- a CDS encoding DUF2188 domain-containing protein — protein MGDRITFHVIPAGQDEWELLRTNERRGQLFATKREAIQEGRRITSAFPESELVIRDERGGVERRRSYRGTDRRVSR, from the coding sequence ATGGGAGACAGGATCACGTTCCACGTGATTCCGGCCGGCCAGGATGAGTGGGAGCTGCTGCGCACCAACGAGCGGCGCGGTCAGCTGTTTGCCACCAAGCGCGAGGCGATCCAGGAAGGCCGCAGGATCACGAGCGCGTTCCCCGAAAGCGAGCTGGTGATCCGCGACGAGCGCGGCGGCGTGGAACGGCGCCGTTCGTATCGCGGCACCGACCGGCGGGTTTCGCGGTAG